A genome region from Hippopotamus amphibius kiboko isolate mHipAmp2 chromosome 1, mHipAmp2.hap2, whole genome shotgun sequence includes the following:
- the LOC130837178 gene encoding sorting nexin-18-like — MPRSVRALYGFKAENPGEMSLREHEVLSLCSEQDFEGWLEGINSRGDRGLFPASYVQVIPVPEPGPAGDGGPGAPARYANVLPCVHEPRPAGPRASFKPPPDHCPPPLQPQQVPPPSPLQPPGAGFPCGRGCLQPSPQNLHGGGCQASQGNDEDWDDKWDDKWDDSSTAVTLDSGAYPDQDCGASGGGGAAGRYRLSTRPDSSLGSRGGPAPPQPYPSGTKSSATMSRNLNRFSTFVKSGGEAFVLGEASGFVKDGDKLCVVLGPYGPEWQENPYPFQCTIDDPIRQTKFKGMKSYISYKLVPTHTQVPVHRRYKHFDWLYARLAEKFPVISVPHLPEKQAIGRFEEDFISKRRKGLIWWMNHMASHPVLAQCDVFQHFLTCPSSTDEKAWKQGKRKAEKDEMVGANFFLTLSTPPAVALDLQEVESMIDDFKCFTKKMDDSALQLNHTASEFACKQVTGFKKEYQKVGQSLRSLSQAFELDQRAFSAGLSQAIAFTGDVYDAIGELFAEQPRQDLDPIMDLLALYQGHLANFPDIIHIQKGALTKVKESWRYVEEGKMEVQNADDLQDRCNTISFATLAEIHHFHQIRVRDFKSQMQHFLQQQIIFFQKVTQKLEEALHKYDSV, encoded by the coding sequence ATGCCGCGGAGCGTCCGGGCGCTGTACGGCTTCAAGGCAGAGAACCCCGGCGAGATGTCGCTGCGGGAGCACGAGGTGCTGAGCTTGTGCAGCGAGCAGGACTTCGAGGGCTGGCTCGAGGGGATCAACAGCCGCGGCGATCGCGGCCTCTTCCCGGCCTCGTACGTGCAGGTGATCCCGGTGCCCGAGCCGGGCCCGGCAGGCGACGGCGGCCCGGGCGCCCCGGCCCGCTACGCCAACGTGCTGCCCTGCGTCCACGAGCCCCGGCCCGCCGGGCCGCGCGCCTCCTTCAAGCCGCCCCCCGACCACTGCCCGCCGCCGCTGCAACCGCAGCAGGTGCCGCCGCCGAGCCCCTTGCAGCCGCCGGGCGCGGGCTTCCCGTGTGGCAGAGGCTGCCTGCAGCCGTCACCGCAGAACCTCCACGGCGGCGGCTGCCAGGCCAGCCAGGGCAACGATGAGGACTGGGACGACAAGTGGGACGACAAGTGGGACGACAGCTCCACGGCGGTCACGCTGGACAGCGGCGCGTACCCGGACCAAGACTGCGGGGCTTCAGGGGGCGGCGGCGCTGCCGGTCGCTACCGCCTGTCCACGCGCCCCGACTCGTCGCTGGGCTCCCGCGGCGGCCCGGCGCCCCCGCAGCCTTACCCGTCGGGAACCAAGAGCTCGGCCACCATGAGCCGCAACCTCAACCGCTTCTCCACCTTCGTCAAGTCGGGCGGGGAGGCCTTTGTGCTGGGCGAGGCGTCGGGCTTCGTGAAGGACGGGGACAAGCTGTGCGTGGTGCTGGGGCCTTACGGCCCCGAGTGGCAGGAGAACCCCTACCCCTTCCAGTGCACCATCGACGACCCCATCAGGCAGACCAAGTTCAAGGGCATGAAGAGCTACATCTCCTACAAGCTGGTGCCCACGCACACGCAGGTACCGGTGCACCGGCGCTACAAGCACTTCGACTGGCTGTATGCACGCCTGGCCGAGAAGTTCCCCGTCATCTCGGTGCCCCACCTGCCCGAGAAGCAGGCCATCGGCCGCTTCGAGGAGGACTTCATCTCCAAGCGCAGGAAGGGCCTGATCTGGTGGATGAACCACATGGCCAGCCACCCGGTGCTGGCGCAGTGTGACGTCTTCCAGCACTTCCTGACCTGCCCCAGCAGCACCGATGAGAAGGCCTGGAAACAGGGCAAGAGGAAGGCCGAGAAGGATGAGATGGTGGGCGCCAACTTCTTCCTGACCCTGAGCACGCCCCCTGCCGTCGCCCTTGACCTGCAGGAGGTGGAGAGCATGATTGACGACTTCAAGTGCTTCACTAAGAAGATGGACGACAGTGCGCTGCAGCTCAACCACACGGCCAGTGAGTTCGCGTGCAAGCAGGTGACGGGCTTCAAGAAAGAGTATCAGAAGGTGGGCCAGTCCCTCCGCAGCCTCAGCCAGGCCTTTGAGCTGGACCAGCGGGCCTTCTCGGCGGGTCTGAGCCAGGCTATCGCCTTCACCGGAGATGTTTACGACGCCATTGGCGAACTCTTTGCCGAGCAGCCCAGGCAGGACCTGGACCCCATCATGGACCTGTTAGCGCTGTATCAGGGGCACCTGGCCAACTTTCCCGACATCATCCACATTCAGAAAGGAGCTCTTACCAAAGTAAAGGAGAGTTGGCGATACGTggaagaagggaagatggaggtCCAAAATGCTGATGACCTTCAGGATCGCTGTAACACTATTTCTTTTGCCACTTTGGCTGAAATTCACCACTTCCATCAAATTCGAGTAAGAGACTTTAAATCACAGATGCAGCATTTCTTAcaacaacaaataatatttttccaaaaagtgACCCAGAAGTTGGAAGAGGCTCTTCACAAGTATGATAGTGTTTAA
- the LOC130837092 gene encoding SLAM family member 8-like — MTTLKIENLTSEDSGQYRARATLTGGLEFIQIFPLTVYEPVPLPKILVGSPSITPGWCNATLECHVTGTREDLNVTWVSKGLPRELEWRGTPGPAPNSWTLTVNLSLSQLNASLTCVLSNQGDQKTATLDLGEACTHDSYGQADLLRSILWSVVAGLVILGGGLYLWKTCGKKKMEMGRGARSQEDQKDDVDSIQYADLSQQESQEGTYTSINEQHLEEKGPLTTIYSEVCKPVMP; from the exons ATGACGACCCTGAAGATTGAGAACCTGACCTCTGAGGACAGTGGACAGTACCGGGCTCGAGCCACCTTAACTGGAGGACTAGAATTTATCCAGATATTCCCCCTCACTGTCTACG AGCCTGTGCCTCTTCCTAAGATCCTGGTTGGGTCACCATCTATCACACCAGGCTGGTGCAATGCCACCCTGGAGTGCCATGTTACAGGGACCAGAGAGGACCTGAATGTCACCTGGGTGAGCAAGGGCCTCCCCAGGGAGCTGGAGTGGAGAGGGACACCAGGACCAGCCCCCAACTCCTGGACTCTGACTGTGAACCTGTCCCTGAGCCAGCTCAATGCCAGCCTCACCTGTGTGCTCAGCAACCAGGGGGACCAGAAAACTGCCACCTTAGACCTTGGGGAAGCCTGTACCCATG ATTCATATGGACAGGCTGACCTCCTGCGAAGCATCCTATGGTCTGTCGTGGCTGGGCTGGTGATCCTCGGAGGTGGACTGTACCTTTGGAAGACATGTGGGAAGAAGAAGATGGAAATGGGAAGAG GTGCAAGATCACAGGAGGACCAAAAGGATGATGTTGATAGCATCCAGTATGCAGACTTGAGCCAGCAGGAATCTCAAGAGGGCACATATACG AGTATCAATGAGCAGCATCTGGAAGAAAAGGGGCCTCTCACCACTATCTACAGTGAGGTCTGTAAGCCAGTCATGCCATGA